In Cystobacter ferrugineus, the following proteins share a genomic window:
- the corA gene encoding magnesium/cobalt transporter CorA translates to MLQVLLLNEGRVLTGGEELLEQPGRKWIDVLQPTEEVMNRLGERFGLHRLAIEDCLHLDQRPKLEEYPNHQFIVLQGFTALADDICELTLHEHHFFLGPDWIITVHELPFPGLEAVGQRIRSDPEATLGRGVDVLLYLLTDALVDGNFPILDRFNDELEDLESAVFENPQPEQLQRVFAMKRALVTLRRVLSPQRDVVGLLVRRGIPNVSERTVLYFRDVYDHLVRLYEQIDSGRDLLGNVMDGYLSMVANRTNDITKQLTIFSTIFLPLSFITGFFGQNFELLSHRGFFWLMLLSVFGLPTGLMFWFRHKRWL, encoded by the coding sequence ATGCTCCAGGTCCTGCTCCTGAATGAAGGCCGCGTCCTCACCGGAGGCGAGGAATTGCTCGAGCAGCCCGGGCGCAAGTGGATCGACGTCCTCCAACCCACCGAGGAGGTGATGAATCGGCTGGGTGAGCGCTTCGGCCTGCACCGCCTGGCCATCGAGGACTGTCTGCACCTGGACCAGCGCCCCAAGCTGGAGGAGTACCCGAACCACCAGTTCATTGTGCTCCAGGGGTTCACCGCGCTCGCGGACGACATATGCGAGCTGACGCTGCACGAGCACCACTTCTTCCTCGGCCCGGATTGGATCATCACCGTGCACGAGCTGCCCTTTCCGGGCCTGGAGGCGGTGGGCCAGCGCATCCGCTCCGATCCCGAGGCGACGCTGGGCCGCGGCGTGGACGTGCTGCTCTACCTGCTCACGGACGCCCTGGTGGACGGCAACTTCCCCATCCTCGACCGCTTCAACGACGAGCTGGAGGATCTCGAGTCCGCGGTGTTCGAGAATCCCCAGCCGGAGCAGTTGCAGCGGGTGTTCGCGATGAAGCGCGCCCTGGTGACGCTGCGCCGGGTGCTCTCGCCCCAGCGCGACGTGGTGGGCCTGCTCGTGCGGCGGGGCATCCCCAACGTGAGCGAGCGCACCGTGCTCTACTTCCGCGACGTGTACGATCACCTGGTGCGGTTGTACGAGCAGATCGACTCCGGGAGGGATCTGCTGGGCAACGTGATGGACGGCTACCTGTCCATGGTGGCCAACCGCACCAACGACATCACCAAGCAGCTCACCATCTTCTCCACCATCTTCCTGCCCCTGTCCTTCATCACGGGTTTCTTCGGACAGAACTTCGAGCTGCTGTCCCACCGGGGCTTCTTCTGGCTGATGTTGTTGTCGGTGTTCGGCCTGCCCACGGGACTCATGTTCTGGTTCAGGCACAAGCGCTGGCTGTAA
- a CDS encoding alpha/beta fold hydrolase — MPTLTVDGVPLHYRDEGSGPPVLLFHAFPLHADAFAAQVKALSHRYRFILPDVRGLGRSAPGEGPTEMSRIARDGLALLDALGVESAVVGGVSMGGYASMALLREDAGRVRGLVLVDTQAGADDEAGRARREAAAQEALREGSEASVRTMLPRLVAAGPESDVGREVAALMRAATPEGLAAAQRGMALRPDSKDILARYAGPALVVVGEKDALTPPDKARQMADLISGARLEIIPDAGHLSNQERPEAFNAVLERFLSEL, encoded by the coding sequence ATGCCCACCCTCACCGTCGATGGCGTCCCCCTGCACTACCGCGACGAGGGCAGCGGACCGCCCGTGCTGCTCTTCCACGCGTTTCCCCTGCACGCGGACGCCTTCGCGGCGCAGGTGAAGGCCCTGTCCCACCGCTACCGCTTCATCCTGCCGGACGTACGGGGGCTCGGACGGAGCGCGCCGGGCGAAGGGCCCACGGAGATGTCACGCATCGCCCGGGATGGCCTGGCGCTCCTCGACGCGCTGGGCGTGGAGTCGGCGGTGGTGGGCGGCGTGTCCATGGGCGGCTACGCCAGCATGGCCCTCTTGCGCGAGGACGCGGGCCGCGTCCGGGGGCTCGTGCTCGTGGACACGCAGGCGGGGGCGGATGACGAGGCGGGACGCGCACGCCGGGAAGCCGCGGCCCAGGAGGCCCTGCGCGAGGGCTCCGAGGCGAGCGTGCGCACGATGTTGCCGCGCCTGGTGGCCGCGGGCCCGGAGTCGGACGTGGGGCGCGAGGTGGCGGCGCTCATGCGCGCGGCCACGCCCGAGGGCCTCGCCGCGGCCCAGCGGGGCATGGCCCTGCGCCCGGACAGCAAGGACATCCTCGCGCGCTATGCCGGCCCCGCCCTCGTCGTGGTGGGCGAGAAGGATGCCCTCACCCCGCCGGACAAGGCCCGGCAGATGGCGGACCTCATCTCCGGCGCGCGGCTGGAAATCATCCCGGACGCGGGGCACCTGTCCAACCAGGAGCGGCCCGAGGCGTTCAACGCCGTGCTCGAGCGCTTCCTCTCGGAGCTGTGA
- a CDS encoding dipeptidase — protein MQDVMELHRRWCIADGHADSLMWNRDLCERSSEGHVDFPRLREVGMKLQCFTIVTRGFPFIGGFETFALMRGWPRAARASEWSRALWQIERLEEFCRRSEGQVGIVTSGGALEENLAAGRLSAVLGIEGSHALEGRVERVAELHQRGVRFMGLTHLSNNEAGGSSFPLMGNRPLSPLGHAVLEEMARVGMGVDLAHASERTLTDILAHPTARVFSSHTGVRGAGGGWRNLSDEVLRGIARRGGVVGIILAPVYLGGDAIDDVVRHIEHALDVMGEEGVGIGSDYDGMVALPKGIQDVTDLPKLTQVLLRRHPEALVERVLGGNFRRFFRETLGG, from the coding sequence ATGCAGGATGTGATGGAGTTGCACCGGCGCTGGTGCATCGCGGACGGGCACGCGGACTCGCTGATGTGGAATCGCGATCTCTGCGAGCGCTCCTCCGAGGGGCACGTGGACTTTCCCCGCCTGCGCGAGGTGGGGATGAAGTTGCAATGCTTCACGATCGTCACCCGCGGCTTTCCCTTCATCGGCGGCTTCGAGACCTTCGCCCTGATGCGGGGGTGGCCCCGGGCGGCCCGCGCGAGTGAATGGTCGCGCGCCCTGTGGCAGATCGAGCGCCTGGAGGAGTTCTGCCGCCGCTCCGAGGGGCAGGTGGGCATCGTGACCTCGGGGGGCGCACTGGAGGAGAACCTCGCGGCGGGGCGGCTGTCGGCCGTGCTCGGCATCGAGGGCTCGCATGCGCTCGAGGGGCGGGTGGAGCGCGTGGCGGAGCTGCACCAGCGCGGCGTGCGCTTCATGGGGCTCACGCACCTGTCCAACAACGAGGCGGGAGGCTCCTCTTTTCCGCTGATGGGCAACCGGCCCCTATCACCCCTGGGGCACGCGGTACTGGAGGAGATGGCGCGCGTGGGCATGGGAGTGGACCTGGCCCATGCCTCCGAGCGGACGCTGACGGACATCCTCGCCCACCCCACGGCCCGTGTCTTCTCCTCCCACACGGGGGTGCGTGGCGCGGGGGGCGGCTGGCGCAACCTCTCGGACGAGGTGCTGCGGGGCATCGCCCGGCGCGGCGGCGTGGTGGGCATCATCCTCGCGCCCGTGTACCTGGGGGGGGACGCCATCGATGACGTCGTGCGCCACATCGAGCATGCGCTGGACGTGATGGGGGAGGAGGGGGTGGGGATCGGCTCGGACTATGACGGCATGGTGGCCCTGCCCAAGGGCATCCAGGACGTGACGGATCTGCCCAAGCTCACCCAGGTGCTGCTGCGCCGTCACCCCGAGGCGCTCGTGGAGCGCGTGCTCGGGGGAAACTTCCGGAGGTTCTTCCGCGAGACCCTGGGGGGTTGA